Proteins found in one Oncorhynchus keta strain PuntledgeMale-10-30-2019 chromosome 2, Oket_V2, whole genome shotgun sequence genomic segment:
- the LOC118371001 gene encoding WD repeat domain phosphoinositide-interacting protein 1-like yields MEERETPDGPGGPQGLISASFNQDTTSLSVGTKSGYRLFSVTSVDKMDCIHEGAECPDVYIVERLFSSSLVAVVSLSMPRRMNVYHFKRGTEICNYSYSNNILSVRLNRQRLVVCLEESVYIHNIKDMKLLKTLLNTPHNPSGLCALSVNHGNSYLAYPGSQTIGEIMVYDTNNLSKVTMIPAHDSPLAALTFNASGTKLASASERGTVIRVFTIPEGQRLFEFRRGMKRYVSISSLSFSSDAQFLCASSNTETVHIFKLEQHSPSRDGESPTWGAYVGKMFTAASTYLPSQVSDMMHQDRAFATVRLNMFGLKNVCALSTVQKLPRLLVASSDGHLYIYNIDPQDGGECVLVRKHRLFEGDEAPQEAQQEEKESEDGRSLPPSTSPSYAATVSLPSTAPSSTTLTGYSEDGGAEKGDVIPEHEFAEGPVCLDDENEFPPVIKQTN; encoded by the exons atcTCTATCAGTGGGCACTAAGTCAGGCTACAGACTCTTCTCTGTCACCTCAGTGGACAAGATGGACTGCATCCACGAAGGAG cggAGTGTCCAGACGTGTACATCGTGGAGCGGTTGTTCTCCAGCAGTCTGGTGGCGGTGGTCAGTCTCTCCATGCCCCGACGTATGAACGTCTACCACTTCAAAAGGGGAACAGAGATCTGCAACTATAGCTACTCTAACAACATCCTCTCAGTCCGGCTCAACAGACAG aggcTGGTGGTGTGTCTGGAGGAGTCAGTCTACATCCACAACATCAAAGACATGAAGCTGCTGAAGACGCTGCTCAACACGCCCCACAACCCCTCAG GTCTCTGTGCCCTCTCTGTGAACCATGGTAACTCCTACCTGGCGTACCCTGGCAGTCAAACCATCGGAGAGATCATGGTCTATGACACCAACAACCTG AGCAAGGTGACGATGATCCCAGCCCATGACAGTCCCCTGGCAGCCCTCACATTCAACGCTTCAGGAACCAAACTCGCCAGTGCCTCCGAGAGG GGTACAGTGATCAGAGTGTTCACCATCCCAGAGGGACAGAGGCTGTTTGAGTTCcgtagagggatgaagag gTATGTGAGTATCAGCTCGTTGTCCTTTAGTTCAGATGCACAGTTCCTCTGTGCCTCCAGCAACACAGAGACGGTCCATATCTTCAAACTGGAACAGCACAGCCCCAG TCGAGATGGCGAGTCTCCTACGTGGGGTGCCTACGTGGGGAAGATGTTCACAGCAGCCAGCACCTACCTTCCCTCCCAGGTCTCTGACATGATGCACCAAGACCGGGCCTTTGCCACCGTACGACTCAACATGTTCGGACTCAAGAACGTATGCGCCTTGTCCAC GGTTCAGAAGCTACCTCGGCTGCTGGTGGCATCATCAGATGGACATCTCTACATCTATAACATTGACCCACAGGACGGAGGAGAGTGTGTTCTGGTCAGGAAACACAG GCTATTTGAAGGAGATGAGGCGCCACAGGAAGCACAACAGgaagagaaggagtcagaggatGGAAGGTCCCTCCCACCGTCAACCAGCCCATCATACGCTGCCACTGTGTCCCTCCCCTCGACTGCACCCTCTTCTACCACTCTCACAG GCTACTCAGAGGATGGAGGGGCTGAGAAAGGGGATGTGATCCCTGAACATGAGTTTGCAGAGGGACCCGTCTGTCTGGATGATGAGAATGAGTTTCCTCCCGTCATCAAACAGACCAACTGA